In Propionispora hippei DSM 15287, the sequence ACGACCAAGGCCAGTGTCCAGCCGGTCTCCGGCAGGGCGGCATAATAAATCAGATGTTTGGCGCCGTTTAGCATGGCGGTAATATGGCCGGTTTTATCCTGGTCCGCCAGGAGCGCTTTGCCTGCCTCTGCCAGGCCGCTATCTGTGTCTTCGATGATTTTGGTTTTCATGACCTTGCCATTGTCGCGGTCGGAGATATATGTACCGTTTTTGTCCAGCAGAAAAGCCCAGCCTGTCTGGCTGACCTTAATGTCGGACACTATCTTCTGCAATTGCGCCAAATCCATATCGGCCGTGGCCATCCCCTTTAATTTTTTGTTTCCGTCATAAAAAGGGAATGAGGCGGTGACCATGGTTATGTTGGTGGTCGCATCGTAATAGGGATCACTCCAGACAACAGGCCGGGTGGTGTTGGTCGCCATCTTGTACCAGTCCTGACTGGGGTAATCGTAGTCCGGTTTTTCGTAGTCGGTGGTAAATACGATATTTCCGTGGTCTTTGTAGGCATAGGGACCGAAATAACGCGCATCTGCTTTGTACTGGAAGGGTTCAAACCAGACACCGGCCCCCAGAATGAGATCATTGGAGGTAATGGCGTTTTGCAAAAAGGCTGCGTACTGTTCCTTGCTGAGCGCATTGCCGCCTGTTTCGGTAAAGCGGGCAATGGTCTGGCCGATTGCTTTGTGAGCGTTTAATTGTGTGTAGAATTGCGTTAAGGTTTTGTCGAGTTGGACCTCCATTTTTTGATTGATTTCCTCTTCAATCAGCTGGGCGGAGTAATGATAGCCAATCCATGAAAGGATTAATAAGGAGATAATTACTAAAGGCATGAAGGTCAATAAGGTTTTGGTACGGATCGTTGTCTTGCGCATACAGTCAACTCCTCCTTTGGCCTCATAATATAGGCAGATAACTGCTTATTACAGGAAACAATTCGCCATAAACTGACATTTTCCTGTGTTCTTGCCAAGGGAGAAGGCTGTTAATGATAAATTAACGGCATGTTAACAATGGTTACCTAGGGAGAGAATAGCGTTCCAAAGTGTTTCGGGCACAGGCATAACCGACAGGCGGGACAGGCGGACAAGCTCCCAGTCCTGAAACAGGGAATCCGCTTTTATTTCTTTCAGTGTCACCGGACGTTTCAGGCTGTAGCGAGGGATAACATCAGCTACGATAAAGCGTTCGTCGCTTTCTGCCGGGTCAGGATACGCCTCGGTAACGATCTCAGCCACGCCGACAATGGCTTTTTCCTTGCCGGTATGATAAATAAAGGCTAAGTCGCCGGGGCGCATCTGCCGCAGGTGTTTCAGGGCAGCAAAATTTTTCACTCCGTTCCAGCGGTCGCGCCGCAGGCGTTCTAAATCTCCGTAGCTGAAGGTTTCCGGTTCGGTTTTAAGCAGCCAATAGGCCATAAATCAATACCCCTCTCTGTTTATGTTCTGATAAACAATTAACTTTAGTATACCAGAAGTATGCTGCAAGAAAAGGGCAGGTATGCTAGGGAACCACCGCTTTATTCGCACTGTGTGTTGTGGCGGATTTTTTTCTGCCTGGCTGCAACGGCAAAACCCTGACAGCTTTCTGCTATTTCAAGGTTTTGCTGCCGTACCGGAGCGTCATTCTCTCGCCATGTCGACAGGCTTATTAAAGTAGCGCTTCCCTAACATACAGTGGTTTTTTTCCTAAAGGGAAATTACGGCTGACAAAGAATAATAAGGCGGAGTTTTTTATCAGTCCGTTATAAGTGACGATAGTCGAGCAGGAGTAGGGCCAGCCCAAAGCCGGCAAAACCGGTCAGTAAGGTCAAGACGTGAACACTCATGACGATTCCTTCCTTCTATATAATATATCTGTAGGTTAGTGTAGCAGGTTTTTGTGACAAAAATAGGACAAAAGTTTAGCGCCAAAACGAGGTAATCCGGTCCCAATAGGCGATGCCGAGGCCGATCAGCACTAACAACAAAATGAGAGCAAGCAACAAAATGGTCAGCTCCTTTGCGGGCAGGATGTAAGCAATAAGCATAGTATGTGTTATTCCTGGCGGAAAGATAAGCGCCGCGCCAAGCCGCCAATCGGTGCAGGTCCGGTATAACGGTAAAAAAGCAAGACCATATTCCTATTGACTATTTTTAAATAATAGTTATTATTAGAATATAAAACCATATTGATGCAGCTTGGAGGAGAATGAAATGGTACAAATCATTGACGGTATCCGGGTCATGGCTGACGAAGCCGTTACGGAAGAAGAACTGATGAGCGCAGTAGCGGCGGAAAAAGAATACTGGGCGGCGCAGCACAAGCTGCTGGGCGAAATACAGATCACCATTGAGGGGGATGAACTGATCATCCGGTCCCTGGAAAAGTCGCCGATCAGACGGATTAGAAGGATCACCGGCTACTTGAGCACTGACGACCGTTTCAACGATGCCAAGCAGGCTGAATTGGCCGACAGGGTCACCCATTTATAGAAGACAATAAAAAAACACGGCCAGGCGGCATAACCGTCTTGTCCGTGTTTTTTGTTTGATGGTTAGGGGATCACTGATTTATTCACACTGCCAGGCTGGCAGGCTCATTAAATCAGCGGCTCCCTAGAAAAATCTTTTTTTCCAGAGGCTGAAGGCGGTCACGCAGGTGGCCAGGATGGCCAGCACGGTCACGTTGACAAACCCGTTCAGCTCGCCGCCCCAGGGAATATCGACATTCATACCGAAAAAGCTGGAAATCATCGTCGGAATGGCCAGCAATATGGTGACAGATGTCAAAAATTTCATGATCATATTGAGATTGTTGGAAATGATGGAAGCGAAGGTGTCCATCATGCCGTTCAGGATGTTACTGTACATTTCCACCATTTCAATAGCCTGCTTATTTTCGATGATAACATCCTCCAGCAAATCCTCATCTTCTTCATAAATGGTAATCAGGTGTTGTAGCTGGATATTGGAGCGCAGTCGCAGCAATTTTTCCAAAACAATGCCGTTGGAGCGCAGGGAAGCGGTAAAATAGGTGAAAGCCTTTTGCAAATCCAGCAACTCAAAAATATCCTGGTTTTTGGCCGATTTCCGCAGATGCCGTTCAATCTCGTCGGTCCGGCGGTTGATCTGCTTAACGTATTTGAGGTATAGGGTGGCCGATTTATAAAGAATCTGGAATAAAAAGCGGGTTTTTTTGAAGGTGCTGAAAAAGCGGGAGTTAGCCGGATTGAAGTCTGACAGGACATCATTTTGTTCCAGGCAGACGGTAATGATGTATTCCGGTGTTAGAACGATGCCAAGCGGCAGTGTATCATAGCTATCATTGTTGCGCATAATGGGAATATTGGTGATGATCAGGAGCGCATTATCTTCAATTTCGGTACGGGAGCGTTCTTCTTCGTCCAGCGCCGCCCGGAGAAAGTCGTTGGGTATATTGGCCAAGGCGGTCACCAGATGTATTTCATCGGTAGTCGGGTTGACCAGGTTAATCCAGGCTCCTTTTTCGATGGTATCCTGGGTTAACTCGCGAATGGATGTATAATTGCTTTTATAAATTGTCAGCATTGGAATGTCCCTCTTTCTGTGGGGAGACACCCATTCTGCCGCTTGAATCAAGAAGGATTAAACAGCAAAAAACAGAATATTTCCCCATTATAGAATAAATTTGCGAACCTATGCGATCTAGGTCGGTCTACATCCATATTGCTCACCTGCCTAAACGAAAGCCTTAATTTACTTTAAAATATACTCTTACTATAACCGATAGTCAAGTTGATAAAAAGCAAAGTTCGATTAATTTTGCATTAATTCGTAATAACCGGGATGCTCTCTGCCAGGAAGCGCAGAGTGGGGTTATTTACCTGCGGCAGCGGCTTGACAGGGAGAAGGCAGATTGATATAATAGCCTGTGTATCTACACGGAGGGGTGTCCGAGTGGTTTATGGAGCTGGTCTTGAAAACCAGTGATTCCGCAAGGGACCGTGGGTTCGAATCCCACCCCCTCCGCCATATTCCCAACAAATGATGATTGACAAGGCTTGTGGCGGTACTTTATACTGAAAAGTAGCTTTAGCAGCATTACGGAGCGATACTCAAGTGGCTGAAGAGGACGGTTTGCTAAATCGTTAGGGGTCGTAAGGCCCGCCAGGGTTCAAATCCCTGTCGCTCCGCCATATAACCGAAAAATACCTGCTGGTCGTTATGACCGGCGGGTTTTTTGCTTTTTATTATCTATGGAAGATATGTTTTTCTTCCATAGATATGTCCTGGCCGTAAAGCATCAGATAAAGTACAGGTTTTTTGCCTGCGAGGCGGCGAAGTCGTCCTATTAGGACATCGGTATGGCAGCAACAACGAAGCAGGGTGAAAAAAGACGGCAAACTGATCCATGGGTTTAGACGATGCAGAAGAGCTGTTTTTATGAGACCAAAATTTTAGAAAAATATAGAAGCATTTACATAATAGCCTTGTTTGTTGGTATATTCTGGGGTAAAATTTAGTTAGTGAGTGTTCACTAACTAAAAATGGAGGCAGCGATGGCAGCAAAACAATTTCCTTCGCGTAGGGACAAAATCATTGTAAGTGCGATTGATATTATAGATGAGTTAGGGCTAGCAGGCTTATCCACCAAGGAACTGGCACTACGTCAGGAAATTGCCGAATCAGCACTATACCGTCACTTCAAAAGTAAAGATGACATTCTTCTGGAGATTCTAAAATACTTTGCCAAGTTTGATAAATTGATACACACGACTATTCGGGAGAATCAGGCCGGGGCAAAAGAGAATATTTTGTTTTTTGTTAAAATGTATGCCGAATACTACGAGAATTATCCGGCCATTACGGCAGTCAACTATTATTACACTTCGTTCTTAAGTAATCCGGCGACGGCTGAATTTGGCCGGGCTATTTACAACCGGCGGGCGGCCTGTTTTGTTGAACTGATTGAGCTGGCGCAGGCACGCGGCGAAATAAGCGATTATTTTACCAGCGAGGAACTCGGCGAGGTGCTTTACGGTTATTTCCAGGCCAGCGTAGTTGCCTGGCGAATGAAACGGTACAGCTATTCTTTGAAGGCACGGGTGCTGACCGTCTTTGAAAAGCTGCTGGCCCGGTGTTGACAAGTGATCGGAGACAGTAAATAAATTATGAGCTGATGAGGTGAAATTGTGAAGAGTGTACTAATTATAGACGACGCGTTGTTTATGAGGCATGCGTTGAAGCTGATGCTGGAGAAAAACGGCTATCAGGTGGTGGGTGAGGCGGAAAACGGTTTGGTTGGCATACAAAAGTATGAAGAACTGCGCCCGGACATTGTGACGATGGATATTACCATGCCGGAAATGGACGGAATTACGGCGATCAAAAAGATCAAGGCCATCGACGCCGCGGCAACCATTGTCGTTATTACGGCAATGAGCCAGCAAAGTAGTGTGATGGAGGCCATTGGCTGCGGTGCCAAGGGGTTTATCGTAAAACCGTTCAAGGAAGATCATGTGCTGAAAACCATGAGCAGCCTGTAAAAGTTCGCGTGATGATGAAAAGCAGAGAGGTGGTTGGATGTCAGACGGTATAAATCGTGAGCCCATGTTAGAAATGTTTATTTTTGAAACGGTCCAGTTAGTGGAGCAGCTTGAGCAGGCAGTGCTGAGCAGTGAGCGGGATCAGGGATTCTCGATTGCGGCCATCAACCAGATTTTTCGTATTATGCACACGATCAAAAGCTCTGCTGCGATGATGCTGTTTAAAAACATTTCTTCCCTGGCTCATGCGACTGAAGACCTGTTTTATTTTATCCGGGAGAATAAGCCGGATACGATTGACCATTCGGGCCTGACCGACATTGTTCTGGAATGTGTTGACTACATAAAAGGGGAAATGGACGAGATTCAAAAGGGCAGGCTGAGCGACCGGGAGGCGACGGCGCTGTTGGATACGGTAAAGGTATTTCTGGAGCAACTAAAGGCCAGTCAGCCCGGTGGCGGCTTGCCGATTGGACCGAGGGAACCTTCCCCGAAGCAGCAGTATTATATTCCGTCGAACCGGCAGGAGGTTTCTGCCAAGCAATACTATAAAGCCGTTATCTTTTTTGAAGACGGTTGTGAGATGGAAAACGTCCGGGCTTTTGCTATCGTACACAGTTTAAAGGGAGTAACGGAAGACCTGGTTTACGATCCGGAGGACATCATCGCTAATGAAGCCAGCGCCGAGGTGATCAGGCAGAACGGTTTTACGATGATGTTTGCGTCCGATCAGAATAAGAAGGACCTGCAGACGACTCTGATGCAGACGGCCTTTATCAGCCGTCTGGAGCTAAGCGAATGGGACGGTATGCCGGAGCAGTCCCGGCGGCCGGGACCGCCGCGGCAGATTCTGCTGGATGAGCCGGAGGCCCCGTTGGAGAGTGCTGTCTGCCGGATTGACAAAACGAATACGGCCGGATTTACTTGCCAAAGCATGATCAGTGTCAGCGTGGACAAGCTGGATAAGCTAATGGATGTGGTTGGCGAGTTGGTGATTACCCAGGCAATGGTAACGCAGAACCGCGAATTAGCAGGGTTGCCGCTGGATAGCTTTTATAAATCGGCCCGGCAACTGCAAAAATTGACTCATGAACTGCAGGACACGGTAATGGCGATCCGGATGGTGCCTCTGTCGCCGACCTTTCACAAGATGAACCGCATTGTCCGGGATGCCGGCAAGTCGTTGCAGAAGGAAGTAAAGTTGAACATTGTCGGGGAAGAGACCGAGGTAGATAAGAATATTATTGAACACATTTCCGATCCATTGATGCATTTAATCCGAAATGCACTGGATCACGGCATCGAGCCGGCGGCGGAACGGGAAGCGGCCGGAAAGCCCCGGCAGGGGACGATTACGCTGGAGGCAAAAAATGCCGGAGGCGAGGTCTGGATCCTTGTCAGGGATGACGGCCGGGGGCTGGACCGGGATAGGATTATCAAGAAGGCCAGGGCCAACGGCCTCACCTCAAAAACAGACAGCGAACTGACGGATAAGGAAATATATTCGTTTATTTTTCTTCCCGGATTTTCGACGAAGGAAACGGTTACCGAGCTTTCCGGCCGCGGTGTCGGCATGGATGTGGTCACCAAAAACATTGAAAAAATCGGCGGCATGGTCCAGATTGACAGTACGCGGGGCGAAGGGACGACGATTGCCATCCGGATTCCGCTGACGCTGGCCATCATTGACGGAATGACCATCCGGGTGGGACAGTCACGCTATACGGTGCCGACCGTTGCCATTCAGCAGTCCTTCCGGCCGCAACCGGGAGAACTGATTGTCGATCCCGACGGCAATGAGATGATGATTATCCGCGGCATCTGTTATCCGGTACTGCGTCTCCATGAACGCTATCAGGTAGCGACGGAAGTAACGGACATTTATCAGGGAATTATCGTTTTGGTGGAGCATAATGGCAAGGGGGCCTGTCTCTTTGCCGATGAGCTGTTGGGGCAGCAGCAGGTAGTCATTAAGGCCCTGCCCCGGTATATCAAAAAAGTAGAGGGCTTAGCCGGCTGTGCCTTGCTGGGTGACGGACATATCAGCCTGATCCTGGATATGGAGAGTATTATCCGCAATCAATCGTAGTGGTGCTCCGGCAAGCGAAAGAAAAGGGGGAGAGCTATGGCCCAGGTCGCAGAGGAAATGATCATAGCGGAAGAGGACACCCAGAAGGGGAAATTTCTTACCTTCTCGTTGGGGCAGGAAGAGTATGGCATTGAAATACGCCATGTTATCGAAATTATCGGCATGCAGGTGATTACGGAAGTCCCCGAGCTTCCGGCCTACATAAAAGGAATTATCAATCTGCGGGGCAAGATCATTCCGGTGATGGATGTCCGGCTGCGGTTTAAAAAGGAACCGCGCGAATACAACGACCGGACCTGTGTGGTGGTTATTGAAATCAGCGAGGTGGCTATCGGCCTGATTGTCGATACGGTGCTGGAAGTCCTGGTTATCCAGGATGAGAATATTATCCCGCCGCCGGAGATTGGCAAGGCATTTCACAACAAATATATCAAGGGAATCGGCAAGGTCGGCAATGCGGTCAAATTACTCTTAAATTGCGAACGGCTGATCAGTGATGAAGAGACAGCCGTTTTAAGCGACATGTAGCGGACTCCAAACTATGATCAGGGAGGAACGAAATGATGAAATGGTTTACC encodes:
- a CDS encoding chemotaxis protein CheA; its protein translation is MSDGINREPMLEMFIFETVQLVEQLEQAVLSSERDQGFSIAAINQIFRIMHTIKSSAAMMLFKNISSLAHATEDLFYFIRENKPDTIDHSGLTDIVLECVDYIKGEMDEIQKGRLSDREATALLDTVKVFLEQLKASQPGGGLPIGPREPSPKQQYYIPSNRQEVSAKQYYKAVIFFEDGCEMENVRAFAIVHSLKGVTEDLVYDPEDIIANEASAEVIRQNGFTMMFASDQNKKDLQTTLMQTAFISRLELSEWDGMPEQSRRPGPPRQILLDEPEAPLESAVCRIDKTNTAGFTCQSMISVSVDKLDKLMDVVGELVITQAMVTQNRELAGLPLDSFYKSARQLQKLTHELQDTVMAIRMVPLSPTFHKMNRIVRDAGKSLQKEVKLNIVGEETEVDKNIIEHISDPLMHLIRNALDHGIEPAAEREAAGKPRQGTITLEAKNAGGEVWILVRDDGRGLDRDRIIKKARANGLTSKTDSELTDKEIYSFIFLPGFSTKETVTELSGRGVGMDVVTKNIEKIGGMVQIDSTRGEGTTIAIRIPLTLAIIDGMTIRVGQSRYTVPTVAIQQSFRPQPGELIVDPDGNEMMIIRGICYPVLRLHERYQVATEVTDIYQGIIVLVEHNGKGACLFADELLGQQQVVIKALPRYIKKVEGLAGCALLGDGHISLILDMESIIRNQS
- a CDS encoding chemotaxis protein CheW, with the protein product MAQVAEEMIIAEEDTQKGKFLTFSLGQEEYGIEIRHVIEIIGMQVITEVPELPAYIKGIINLRGKIIPVMDVRLRFKKEPREYNDRTCVVVIEISEVAIGLIVDTVLEVLVIQDENIIPPPEIGKAFHNKYIKGIGKVGNAVKLLLNCERLISDEETAVLSDM
- a CDS encoding TetR/AcrR family transcriptional regulator; amino-acid sequence: MAAKQFPSRRDKIIVSAIDIIDELGLAGLSTKELALRQEIAESALYRHFKSKDDILLEILKYFAKFDKLIHTTIRENQAGAKENILFFVKMYAEYYENYPAITAVNYYYTSFLSNPATAEFGRAIYNRRAACFVELIELAQARGEISDYFTSEELGEVLYGYFQASVVAWRMKRYSYSLKARVLTVFEKLLARC
- the nrdD gene encoding anaerobic ribonucleoside-triphosphate reductase — encoded protein: MVQIIDGIRVMADEAVTEEELMSAVAAEKEYWAAQHKLLGEIQITIEGDELIIRSLEKSPIRRIRRITGYLSTDDRFNDAKQAELADRVTHL
- a CDS encoding magnesium transporter CorA family protein, translating into MLTIYKSNYTSIRELTQDTIEKGAWINLVNPTTDEIHLVTALANIPNDFLRAALDEEERSRTEIEDNALLIITNIPIMRNNDSYDTLPLGIVLTPEYIITVCLEQNDVLSDFNPANSRFFSTFKKTRFLFQILYKSATLYLKYVKQINRRTDEIERHLRKSAKNQDIFELLDLQKAFTYFTASLRSNGIVLEKLLRLRSNIQLQHLITIYEEDEDLLEDVIIENKQAIEMVEMYSNILNGMMDTFASIISNNLNMIMKFLTSVTILLAIPTMISSFFGMNVDIPWGGELNGFVNVTVLAILATCVTAFSLWKKRFF
- a CDS encoding EVE domain-containing protein, with product MAYWLLKTEPETFSYGDLERLRRDRWNGVKNFAALKHLRQMRPGDLAFIYHTGKEKAIVGVAEIVTEAYPDPAESDERFIVADVIPRYSLKRPVTLKEIKADSLFQDWELVRLSRLSVMPVPETLWNAILSLGNHC
- a CDS encoding response regulator; the protein is MVKSVLIIDDALFMRHALKLMLEKNGYQVVGEAENGLVGIQKYEELRPDIVTMDITMPEMDGITAIKKIKAIDAAATIVVITAMSQQSSVMEAIGCGAKGFIVKPFKEDHVLKTMSSL